In the genome of Vicia villosa cultivar HV-30 ecotype Madison, WI unplaced genomic scaffold, Vvil1.0 ctg.002073F_1_1, whole genome shotgun sequence, one region contains:
- the LOC131637681 gene encoding protein GRAVITROPIC IN THE LIGHT 1-like has product MLPTGAKETQLRENNSQKVHPQPMEEAMNQNPEAVETLVSKIFTNISTLKSAYIQLQAAHTPYDPDKIHTADKLVISELKNLSELKHFYRENNPKPVCVSPQDSRLAAEIQEQQSLLKTYEVMVKKFQSEIQNKDSEIHQLEKQIEEASQKRAKLEKNLKLRGLSTKESEDGNGFFPVDLTPDLFTSSVEAAAKAIHDFSKPLINMMKAAGWDLDAAANSIEPNVVYAKRAHKKYAFESYICQRMFGGFEQESFSVQSDNITVNKESFFHQFLALREIDPLDMLGQNPDSVFGKFCSSKYLAVVHPKMEASFFGNLDQRNYVMGGGHPRTPFYQAFLKLAKSIWLLHKLAYSFEPNVKVFQVKGGSEFSDVYMESVVNNLIMNENDEKPKVGLMVMPGFWIGGSVIQSKVYLTGMKVAE; this is encoded by the coding sequence ATGCTACCAACTGGAGCCAAAGAGACCCAATTACGCGAGAACAACAGTCAGAAAGTCCACCCTCAACCCATGGAAGAAGCCATGAACCAGAATCCAGAAGCTGTGGAAACCCTAGTATCTAAAATTTTCACTAATATCTCTACACTGAAATCAGCTTACATTCAGTTGCAAGCCGCTCATACTCCCTATGACCCCGATAAAATCCACACTGCTGATAAACTTGTTATTAGCGAGCTGAAAAATCTATCTGAACTCAAGCATTTCTACAGGGAAAACAACCCGAAGCCAGTGTGCGTTTCTCCCCAAGACTCTCGTTTAGCTGCAGAAATTCAAGAGCAGCAGAGCCTCCTAAAAACGTACGAGGTCATGGTTAAGAAATTTCAGTCTGAAATTCAGAATAAAGATTCAGAGATCCATCAACTTGAAAAGCAGATTGAGGAGGCTAGTCAGAAACGAGCAAAACTAGAAAAGAATCTAAAGCTTAGAGGTTTGTCAACTAAAGAATCAGAAGACGGAAATGGATTTTTCCCCGTTGATCTAACTCCAGATCTCTTTACCTCTTCTGTTGAAGCAGCTGCTAAAGCAATTCATGATTTTTCTAAACCTTTGATCAACATGATGAAAGCAGCTGGGTGGGACCTTGATGCTGCTGCCAACTCAATCGAACCGAATGTTGTTTATGCAAAGAGAGCTCATAAGAAATATGCATTCGAGTCTTACATATGCCAAAGAATGTTTGGTGGCTTTGAGCAAGAAAGCTTCTCTGTCCAATCAGACAATATTACAGTCAACAAAGAGAGCTTCTTCCATCAATTTCTCGCATTAAGGGAGATCGATCCCTTGGACATGCTAGGGCAAAATCCAGATTCCGTATTTGGAAAATTTTGCAGCAGCAAATACCTAGCGGTAGTTCATCCAAAGATGGAAGCATCATTCTTCGGAAACCTAGATCAGCGAAATTACGTGATGGGTGGAGGGCATCCAAGAACTCCTTTTTACCAAGCTTTTCTAAAACTTGCAAAGTCAATTTGGCTTTTACACAAATTGGCTTATTCTTTTGAGCCAAATGTAAAAGTATTTCAGGTTAAAGGAGGGAGCGAGTTCTCCGATGTATACATGGAAAGTGTTGTCAATAATCTGATAATGAATGAAAATGACGAAAAGCCGAAAGTTGGTTTGATGGTTATGCCAGGATTCTGGATTGGGGGAAGTGTGATTCAGAGTAAAGTTTATCTCACTGGTATGAAGGTAGCTGAATGA
- the LOC131637698 gene encoding paired amphipathic helix protein Sin3-like 5, whose amino-acid sequence MASVQRSKPMKSGSCDTVDALGFLNDTLKVAFLHISGFKAKVESLFMPNEHPTTLSLLESQDVASEFLKAVKVASNKEDYDDFLKVIKDYGDKTIDMRCFSARVSVLLKGRADLILEFNNFLPTEYHMRVPPWDQLPWDVLDVVSRTLDFGDLVQFSCVCANWRDFQKNRRRDIDALRFLKRVKVAFRYNMKKYGQFMKVLSDYRANSLDINGVKAKVQSMFEGHVYLILEFNKFLPKKHRITLPPETMVSTANF is encoded by the exons ATGGCTTCGGTTCAACGTTCAAAACCAATG AAATCTGGAAGCTGTGACACTGTTGATGCATTAGGGTTTCTAAATGACACTCTAAAAGTTGCATTTCTTCATATAAGTGGTTTCAAAGCAAAAGTGGAGAGCTTGTTTATGCCGAATGAACATCCAACCACACTTTCATTATTAGAGTCCCAAGATGTTGCATCAGAGTTTTTGAAAGCAGTAAAAGTTGCCTCCAATAAAGAAGATTACGATGATTTTCTAAAAGTTATCAAAGATTACGGGGATAAAACTATTGATATGAGGTGTTTCTCGGCGAGGGTGAGTGTGTTGCTCAAAGGGCGTGCCGATTTAATTTTGGAGTTCAACAACTTCCTTCCAACGGAATATCATATGAGAGTTCCTCCTTGGGATCAACTTCCTTGGGATGTGCTTGATGTGGTTTCTAGAACACTAGATTTTGGCGATCTTGTTCAATTTTCTTGTGTTTGCGCGAATTGGAGAGATTTTCAGAAGAATCGAAGACGAGATATTGATGCGTTAAGGTTTCTAAAGAGAGTCAAAGTTGCATTTCGATATAACATGAAAAAGTATGGTCAATTTATGAAAGTCCTAAGCGATTACCGTGCAAACTCTCTTGATATAAATGGTGTCAAAGCAAAAGTCCAGAGCATGTTTGAAGGGCATGTGTATTTAATTTTGGAATTCAACAAATTCTTGCCGAAGAAACATCGAATCACACTTCCACCTGAGACTATGGTTAGTACTGCTAATTTCTAG